The following proteins come from a genomic window of Nostoc sp. TCL26-01:
- a CDS encoding Ycf66 family protein has translation MLANVLALVVGLGSLAIYLAAFFFPEIHRKNDFIWSGVGLFYALVLWIFAPRISGGLLLGHVASVALLVWFGWQTLSLRRQLTPQAQQTPVPSSEAVRSTIQEQATKFSLQERVAQLQQGVGSTFSGWKNKIQQPGESKTTAIPRLTDEPAEEVVTTTEPQAATIPEVIPPHPPSPELVEAAQVDTEVENKQPIPVEEIAPDAILAPPAETPPEN, from the coding sequence ATGCTGGCAAATGTCCTAGCCTTGGTGGTTGGCCTTGGTAGTTTAGCGATTTACTTAGCAGCTTTCTTTTTTCCTGAAATCCACCGCAAGAATGATTTTATTTGGAGTGGTGTAGGGCTTTTCTATGCTTTAGTGTTGTGGATTTTCGCACCACGTATTTCTGGTGGTCTTTTACTCGGCCATGTGGCTAGTGTGGCTCTTTTGGTGTGGTTTGGTTGGCAAACTCTCTCACTACGTCGCCAGTTGACACCACAAGCACAGCAAACGCCAGTACCCAGTTCTGAGGCTGTGAGATCAACTATTCAAGAACAAGCTACTAAGTTTTCTCTACAAGAACGAGTTGCGCAATTGCAACAGGGTGTTGGTAGTACATTCAGTGGTTGGAAAAACAAGATACAACAGCCTGGGGAGTCAAAAACTACTGCTATCCCTCGTCTTACAGATGAACCAGCTGAGGAAGTAGTTACCACTACTGAACCTCAAGCTGCCACAATACCAGAAGTCATTCCCCCCCATCCCCCATCCCCTGAACTGGTAGAAGCAGCTCAAGTAGATACGGAAGTAGAGAACAAACAACCAATTCCTGTGGAAGAAATCGCTCCTGATGCGATACTTGCTCCCCCCGCAGAAACACCACCAGAAAATTAA
- a CDS encoding serine hydrolase: MSESSDKLRTFSRREPVNGRQPRRVPKAEPKRVRVPNQNRAVAEAPAANRFNNNIVPPAIASGGGRTRQGLVMPSAVKPIPKTKAPMPQSRPNHVKVKTVRVQKQPMTKIGRKVSRKTRLKPMARAILYAVRLLIVGVGIGAIVGTVLSVLDPATRIAPTSTPSNTTNPGQTQSKSQPSNPTALYLSQELIPLKNSVQELAAASPNLTPGVFLVDLDTGGYVDINAANGLPAASTIKIPILVAFFQDVDAGKIRLDEMLTMQQEMIAGGSGQFQYKPAGTQYPALEVATKMITISDNTATNILIARLGGIAALNERFRSWGLTTTVIRNQLPDLPGTNTTSPKELGSLMAMVSQGNLVSMRSRDQILDIMRRTQRDNLLPAGLGAGARVYHKTGDIGTVLADAGLIDTPTGKRYVVAVMVQRPNNDPRAEKLISSISRAAYQQFIQSEPTPSNTTSTVPPTGYPSPVNNSPVPNIPVTGYPTPVLNPQYYPPR, from the coding sequence GTGTCAGAGTCAAGTGACAAACTAAGAACTTTCTCGCGGCGTGAACCCGTAAACGGCCGCCAGCCGCGTAGAGTACCCAAAGCGGAACCGAAAAGAGTGAGAGTTCCTAATCAAAACCGTGCTGTGGCAGAAGCACCAGCAGCTAACCGCTTTAATAATAATATTGTGCCGCCAGCGATCGCCTCTGGAGGTGGCAGAACCAGACAGGGATTGGTCATGCCTAGTGCCGTTAAGCCGATCCCGAAAACCAAAGCGCCAATGCCACAGTCTAGACCGAATCATGTCAAAGTGAAGACAGTACGAGTTCAGAAGCAACCGATGACAAAAATCGGCAGAAAAGTTTCCCGCAAGACACGATTAAAGCCAATGGCTAGAGCCATTTTGTATGCTGTGCGGTTATTAATCGTGGGAGTGGGGATTGGGGCAATCGTTGGTACAGTGTTGTCAGTTTTAGATCCAGCAACTCGCATCGCGCCGACATCTACCCCCTCTAACACTACCAATCCAGGACAAACTCAGTCAAAATCTCAGCCCAGCAATCCCACAGCTTTATACTTGTCTCAAGAACTTATACCCCTGAAAAATTCCGTACAAGAATTGGCAGCAGCCAGTCCCAACCTCACCCCCGGAGTTTTCTTGGTAGATTTAGACACGGGTGGTTATGTAGATATTAATGCGGCTAACGGTTTGCCAGCAGCTAGCACGATTAAAATCCCGATTTTAGTGGCATTTTTCCAGGATGTTGATGCGGGAAAAATTCGTCTAGATGAAATGCTGACGATGCAACAAGAGATGATAGCTGGCGGTTCAGGACAATTCCAATACAAGCCAGCAGGAACTCAGTATCCAGCCTTGGAAGTCGCTACCAAAATGATTACCATTAGCGACAATACAGCTACCAATATACTCATCGCTCGACTGGGAGGCATAGCTGCACTCAATGAGCGTTTTCGCAGTTGGGGATTAACAACTACAGTCATCCGCAACCAACTCCCAGATTTACCAGGGACAAACACCACCAGTCCCAAAGAATTGGGTAGCTTGATGGCGATGGTGAGTCAGGGAAATTTGGTGAGTATGCGATCGCGTGACCAAATTCTCGATATCATGCGTCGGACACAACGCGATAATCTGTTACCTGCTGGTTTAGGTGCAGGGGCAAGGGTATATCATAAAACGGGCGATATTGGCACTGTGTTAGCAGATGCAGGCTTAATTGATACGCCTACAGGTAAGCGTTATGTCGTTGCTGTCATGGTACAACGTCCCAATAACGACCCCCGCGCTGAAAAACTCATCAGCTCGATTTCTCGTGCAGCTTACCAACAATTCATCCAGAGTGAGCCTACACCCAGCAATACAACCAGTACTGTACCTCCAACTGGTTATCCATCGCCAGTAAATAATTCTCCTGTACCCAACATACCTGTAACTGGCTATCCAACCCCTGTTCTCAATCCCCAATATTACCCACCAAGATAA
- the nth gene encoding endonuclease III, which produces MGAEVIPVSTKRKSLSLKQRALEILSRLKRLYPDATCSLNYTTPVQLLVATILSAQCTDERVNLVTPALFSRFPDAASLANADLAELETLVRSTGFYRNKAKNIQGACRMIVNEYNSVVPNTMEQLLKLPGVARKTGNVVLAHAYGINAGVTVDTHVKRLSQRLGLTKYPDPIHIEQDLMKLLPQPDWENWSIRLIYHGRAVCKARSPLCEACELSDLCPSVAK; this is translated from the coding sequence GTGGGTGCAGAAGTTATTCCAGTGAGTACTAAGCGCAAATCTCTCTCTTTGAAGCAGCGAGCGTTAGAAATTCTCTCACGCCTAAAACGTCTTTATCCAGATGCAACCTGCTCTCTTAACTACACTACACCAGTGCAGTTACTGGTGGCGACGATTCTCTCGGCTCAATGTACAGATGAGCGAGTGAATCTAGTCACCCCTGCTTTATTTAGTCGGTTTCCTGATGCTGCTAGTTTAGCTAATGCTGATTTGGCAGAATTGGAAACCTTGGTGCGTTCTACAGGTTTCTATCGCAATAAAGCGAAGAATATTCAAGGCGCTTGTCGGATGATTGTCAATGAGTATAACTCTGTAGTTCCCAACACAATGGAGCAGTTATTGAAACTGCCTGGGGTGGCTAGAAAGACAGGAAATGTAGTCTTGGCTCATGCTTATGGCATCAACGCCGGGGTGACAGTGGATACCCATGTGAAGCGCCTCAGCCAACGCTTAGGTTTAACCAAATATCCAGACCCCATTCACATTGAACAAGATTTAATGAAGTTACTACCACAACCAGATTGGGAAAATTGGTCAATTCGCCTAATTTATCACGGTCGTGCTGTCTGTAAAGCCCGTTCTCCCCTATGTGAGGCTTGCGAACTGTCGGATTTATGTCCATCTGTTGCTAAGTAA
- the radC gene encoding DNA repair protein RadC: MTYCLRIADIPTNERPRERLITYGPKVLATAELIAILLGTGQGPGKLSAVGLGQYILQELGKNQRDALAVLREVTPAELMQIPGIGPAKATTILAAIELGKRAFQSRPLERTPIDSPVTAAAALSQDLMWQAQERFAVLLLDVKNRLIGTQVISIGTATETLASPREIFREVIRQGATRTIVAHNHPSGNVEPSPEDIELTRQLLAGAQLLGIPLLDHLILGDGNHQSLREISTLWNEYPQGD, encoded by the coding sequence ATGACCTATTGCCTGAGAATTGCTGATATACCCACAAATGAGCGTCCCCGTGAACGATTAATCACCTATGGGCCAAAAGTGTTGGCGACAGCCGAGTTAATCGCCATTCTGTTAGGAACTGGGCAAGGGCCAGGCAAACTGTCAGCTGTTGGTTTAGGGCAGTATATCTTACAAGAACTGGGAAAAAATCAGCGTGATGCTTTGGCAGTGTTGCGGGAAGTCACCCCGGCTGAATTGATGCAGATTCCGGGAATTGGCCCAGCTAAAGCCACCACAATTTTGGCGGCAATTGAATTAGGTAAACGTGCGTTTCAATCCCGTCCTTTAGAGCGTACACCAATTGATAGCCCAGTGACAGCCGCCGCCGCTCTGAGTCAAGACTTGATGTGGCAAGCCCAAGAACGTTTTGCAGTCTTGTTATTGGATGTGAAAAATCGTTTAATTGGTACACAAGTCATTTCCATCGGCACAGCGACTGAGACTTTAGCCTCACCTAGAGAGATTTTTCGAGAAGTAATTCGCCAAGGTGCAACACGGACAATAGTTGCTCACAATCATCCTTCAGGTAATGTGGAACCCAGCCCAGAAGATATAGAATTGACACGCCAACTATTAGCAGGCGCGCAGTTATTGGGAATTCCTCTGTTAGATCATTTGATTTTGGGCGATGGCAATCATCAGAGTTTGCGAGAGATTAGTACCTTGTGGAATGAATACCCCCAAGGAGATTGA
- the rseP gene encoding RIP metalloprotease RseP, translating into MSVLAAIAVLAVLILVHELGHFVAARSQGIHVNRFSLGFGPILWKYQGSETEYAIRAFPLGGFVGFPDDDPDSDIPPNDPNLLRNRPILDRAIVISAGVIANLIFAYMLLVAQVGIVGVGQASQPGVLVQQLAPEVSSVATNAGLKPGDVILAANEKQFGTSLQEIETLRNIIKTNAGKSIELKIARGAEKLELNVIPDAKPSGGSIGIGLAPNGKVERLPVTNPTKALSIGASEFQRIVVMTFKGFGQLITNFGETAGQVAGPIKIVEIGANIAQNDTGSLFFFAALISINLAIINILPLPALDGGQLAFLLIEGLRGKPLPNRIQEGVMQTGLMLLLGLGIFLIVKETTQLTTQLEWVQKLFQ; encoded by the coding sequence ATGTCAGTTTTAGCAGCGATCGCAGTCTTGGCTGTATTAATCTTGGTACACGAGTTGGGACATTTTGTCGCCGCCCGTTCTCAAGGTATTCACGTGAATCGTTTTTCTTTGGGCTTTGGGCCGATTTTGTGGAAATACCAAGGTTCAGAAACTGAATATGCTATCCGGGCTTTTCCCTTGGGTGGGTTTGTGGGTTTCCCCGATGATGATCCCGATAGTGATATTCCTCCCAATGACCCGAATCTGCTGCGTAACCGTCCAATTTTAGACCGGGCGATCGTCATTAGTGCAGGTGTCATTGCCAATTTAATTTTTGCTTATATGCTACTGGTAGCTCAAGTTGGCATCGTTGGTGTAGGGCAAGCTAGTCAGCCTGGGGTGTTAGTCCAACAATTAGCACCAGAAGTTAGTTCTGTCGCCACTAACGCTGGACTCAAACCCGGTGATGTAATTCTTGCTGCTAATGAAAAACAATTTGGCACTTCGCTCCAAGAAATAGAGACTTTAAGAAACATCATTAAAACCAATGCTGGCAAGTCTATCGAACTAAAAATTGCCCGTGGTGCAGAAAAGCTAGAACTAAATGTCATCCCTGATGCTAAACCCAGTGGTGGTAGTATCGGTATTGGCCTTGCACCTAACGGTAAAGTTGAGCGTCTACCAGTTACTAACCCTACCAAAGCTTTAAGCATCGGTGCAAGTGAATTTCAGCGCATTGTCGTCATGACATTTAAAGGGTTTGGACAGCTGATCACCAACTTTGGTGAAACAGCAGGCCAAGTCGCTGGCCCGATCAAAATTGTGGAAATTGGCGCGAATATCGCTCAAAATGATACAGGTAGTTTGTTTTTCTTTGCCGCTTTAATTAGCATCAACTTGGCGATCATTAATATTTTGCCTCTTCCCGCATTAGATGGCGGACAATTAGCATTTTTGCTGATTGAAGGTTTACGTGGTAAACCTTTACCTAATCGGATTCAAGAAGGTGTCATGCAAACTGGGTTAATGCTGTTGTTAGGGCTGGGAATTTTTCTCATTGTCAAAGAGACTACCCAATTAACTACGCAATTGGAGTGGGTGCAGAAGTTATTCCAGTGA
- the sbcC gene encoding exonuclease subunit SbcC: protein MIPVQLVLKNFLSYRDATLDFRGLHTACICGSNGAGKSSLLEAITWALWGESRAAAEDDVIHAGAKEVRVDFVFQNNQQQYRIIRTRVRSGASVLEFQIDTPSGFRSLTGKGVRATQDLILEHIKLDYDTFINSAYLRQGRADEFMLKRPSERKEILAELLKLNQYDELEERAKESSRQFKARAEELERSLESIKTQLQQRENTQIKIAELETEINQLQQVQAFDNIQLQSLQVLQHQHQAKLEQLNFVRQQYQNLTQDCDRLQQEQSARQSQLAELEAILNQEVEIKAGYTHYQNLQSQEEAFAHKFAQYTHATTLRQQTQQQLTKQIHELERQLQQIQGQFAALTQQEQEIQQTLSKSGEIEAALAQLAAARRHLAHLDELQMQVTPLLQQRQNLQSHLDRVQAGLVARLEQLQATENQLQRTSQRQPQLQQAVMEVAMQIDQMEKDRVYLQRVQEKGQERRHFIERLQAQQREYEKLLGELEQKLQMLRHPDAICPLCERPLDEHHWNRVVDKTKDEHQETEGQLWVFREQMAVSDREIQLLRQEYREISQKLAIYDSLREQRGQLAAQLQSTSDAEQQLQQLAAEKQHLERSLQAGDYALTQQGELRQLEQYLQQLNYSEQDHALARSEVERWRWAEIKQGQMRDAAKRLATLAARKPELQAQIAQLQTRIQYEQRDSHDAQQITALERQITEIGYSSEEHNNLRLALRQAQSWQLRYQQLLSAQQQFPQLQGRLQELAASKIARLQERQQLATQIDSLVQQLGEATNPIEQIQALEQQLANRRRQLDEQITQLGRLEQLAHQLATLQTQSEEQQQQLQTCKRQHRVYQELAQAFGKNGIQALMIENVLPQLEAETNQLLSRLSANQLHVQFITQKAGRHGKSTKKNVKLIDTLDILIADARGTRAYETYSGGEAFRINFSIRLALAKLLAQRAGAALQLLIVDEGFGTQDAEGCDRLIAAINAIANDFACILTVTHMPHLKEAFQARIEVDKSQQGSQIRLVT from the coding sequence ATGATTCCAGTACAACTTGTTCTTAAAAACTTTCTGAGTTACCGTGATGCAACTTTAGATTTTCGGGGTTTGCATACGGCTTGTATTTGTGGTTCCAATGGAGCAGGAAAGTCTTCTTTGCTCGAAGCTATTACTTGGGCGCTGTGGGGTGAAAGCCGAGCTGCGGCTGAGGATGATGTTATTCATGCAGGTGCAAAAGAGGTTAGAGTTGATTTTGTTTTCCAAAATAATCAACAACAATATCGGATTATTCGCACTAGAGTCAGGAGTGGAGCTAGCGTTCTAGAATTTCAGATTGACACACCTTCTGGGTTTCGTTCTCTGACAGGTAAGGGAGTCAGGGCAACTCAAGATTTGATTTTGGAACACATTAAGCTCGATTATGATACTTTTATTAATTCTGCTTACCTGCGTCAAGGTCGTGCGGATGAATTTATGCTCAAACGTCCTAGTGAGCGTAAAGAAATCTTAGCGGAGTTGTTGAAACTCAATCAGTATGATGAATTGGAAGAACGAGCCAAAGAATCGTCGCGGCAGTTTAAAGCTAGGGCAGAAGAATTAGAGCGTTCTTTGGAATCAATTAAAACTCAACTCCAACAACGGGAAAATACCCAAATAAAGATAGCAGAACTAGAAACAGAAATTAATCAGTTACAACAAGTACAAGCTTTTGACAATATTCAGTTACAAAGTTTGCAAGTTCTCCAACACCAGCACCAAGCAAAATTAGAACAACTCAACTTTGTTAGGCAACAATACCAAAATTTGACGCAAGATTGCGATCGCCTCCAACAAGAACAGTCAGCTCGCCAAAGTCAGCTAGCGGAGTTAGAAGCCATCTTAAATCAGGAAGTGGAGATTAAAGCTGGATACACTCACTACCAAAATTTACAATCCCAAGAAGAAGCTTTTGCTCACAAATTTGCCCAATACACCCACGCCACTACCCTCCGCCAACAAACACAACAACAGTTAACTAAACAAATTCATGAACTAGAAAGGCAACTGCAACAAATCCAAGGGCAATTTGCCGCTTTAACGCAACAAGAACAAGAAATTCAGCAAACCCTGTCTAAATCAGGTGAAATCGAAGCAGCCTTAGCACAACTAGCCGCCGCACGTCGTCATCTAGCTCATTTAGATGAACTGCAAATGCAAGTCACACCGTTATTACAACAGCGACAGAATTTGCAAAGTCATTTAGATCGGGTTCAGGCTGGGTTAGTAGCACGACTGGAACAACTACAAGCGACAGAAAATCAACTCCAACGCACTTCCCAACGCCAACCCCAACTGCAACAAGCCGTAATGGAAGTGGCAATGCAGATTGATCAAATGGAAAAAGATAGGGTTTATTTGCAACGAGTCCAAGAAAAAGGGCAGGAAAGACGGCACTTTATTGAACGATTGCAAGCCCAACAACGGGAGTATGAAAAACTGTTGGGAGAACTGGAGCAAAAGTTACAAATGTTGCGTCATCCTGATGCCATTTGTCCATTGTGCGAACGTCCTTTAGATGAGCATCATTGGAATCGCGTAGTCGATAAAACTAAGGATGAGCATCAGGAAACTGAGGGGCAATTATGGGTGTTTCGAGAACAGATGGCAGTTTCCGATCGAGAAATCCAGTTATTAAGGCAGGAATACCGAGAAATATCGCAAAAATTGGCAATTTATGATAGCTTGCGAGAGCAGAGAGGACAACTAGCTGCCCAACTACAATCAACTAGCGATGCTGAACAACAATTACAGCAATTAGCAGCTGAAAAGCAACACTTAGAGCGATCGCTCCAAGCTGGTGATTATGCTCTCACACAACAAGGCGAGCTGCGACAACTAGAACAGTATTTACAACAACTCAATTACAGCGAACAGGATCATGCTCTGGCTCGCAGTGAGGTGGAACGGTGGCGCTGGGCAGAAATTAAGCAAGGACAAATGCGAGATGCAGCCAAGCGCCTAGCAACATTAGCAGCTCGTAAGCCAGAATTACAAGCCCAAATTGCCCAACTACAAACCAGAATTCAGTACGAGCAGAGGGATTCTCATGATGCTCAACAAATTACTGCCCTAGAGCGTCAAATTACGGAAATTGGCTATAGTTCTGAGGAACACAACAACCTCCGCCTAGCTTTGCGTCAAGCCCAATCATGGCAGTTACGCTATCAACAGTTGTTGTCAGCCCAGCAGCAATTTCCCCAACTCCAAGGGAGATTACAAGAATTAGCAGCATCTAAAATTGCCAGATTACAAGAAAGGCAACAACTCGCCACCCAAATCGACAGCCTGGTGCAACAGTTAGGCGAAGCCACAAATCCCATTGAACAAATACAAGCTTTAGAACAGCAACTAGCCAACCGTCGCCGCCAACTTGACGAACAAATCACCCAATTAGGACGTTTAGAACAGTTAGCGCATCAATTAGCCACCCTGCAAACTCAGTCTGAGGAACAACAGCAACAATTACAAACCTGCAAGCGCCAGCATCGGGTATACCAAGAATTAGCCCAAGCATTTGGGAAAAATGGTATCCAAGCTTTGATGATTGAGAATGTCTTACCCCAACTGGAAGCCGAGACGAATCAATTATTATCAAGATTGAGTGCCAATCAGTTACACGTACAATTTATTACCCAAAAAGCTGGGAGACATGGCAAGTCAACTAAAAAGAATGTCAAATTAATCGATACCTTAGATATTCTCATTGCTGATGCCAGAGGCACAAGAGCTTACGAAACCTACTCTGGTGGAGAAGCCTTTAGAATTAACTTCTCCATCCGTTTAGCTTTAGCCAAGTTACTAGCACAAAGAGCCGGAGCCGCCTTGCAATTATTAATTGTCGATGAAGGTTTTGGTACACAAGACGCAGAAGGATGCGATCGCTTAATTGCTGCCATTAATGCGATCGCCAACGACTTCGCCTGTATCCTCACCGTCACCCATATGCCCCACCTCAAAGAAGCCTTCCAAGCCAGAATCGAAGTAGATAAAAGCCAGCAAGGCTCCCAAATCCGCTTGGTAACTTAG
- a CDS encoding RNA methyltransferase yields MGLAGVRIVLVEPAGPLNVGAIARVMKNFGLEHLLLVNPQCDPLSEEAMKMAVHAKEILESAIIVNTLPEALQGCIRAIATTGRDCNWDAPLENPRTVLPWLLAEIGQPSALIFGREDRGLSNEELNYAQRFMRIPTSPNYVSLNLATAVSICCYELSQSIPQPEIASMIKADFAPLELMEAYYQQLESLLLEIGYLYPHTANSRMEKFRQIYNRAHLQTQEVALLRGIIRQVEWAIRNS; encoded by the coding sequence ATGGGATTAGCTGGGGTAAGAATTGTGTTGGTGGAACCGGCTGGCCCCTTGAACGTAGGTGCGATCGCTCGCGTGATGAAAAATTTCGGTCTAGAACATTTATTATTAGTTAATCCTCAATGTGACCCACTGTCTGAGGAAGCGATGAAGATGGCAGTTCATGCCAAAGAAATTTTAGAGTCGGCAATCATAGTCAATACATTACCAGAAGCATTGCAAGGATGTATCCGAGCGATCGCCACAACAGGCCGGGATTGCAATTGGGACGCACCTTTAGAAAATCCGCGCACAGTCTTACCTTGGTTACTAGCAGAAATTGGTCAACCCTCAGCGCTGATTTTTGGTAGAGAAGACCGAGGATTAAGCAATGAGGAGTTAAATTATGCCCAGCGATTTATGCGAATTCCCACCAGTCCCAACTATGTTTCACTCAATTTGGCGACTGCTGTCAGTATCTGTTGTTATGAACTATCACAAAGTATCCCGCAACCAGAAATTGCATCTATGATCAAGGCTGATTTTGCTCCCTTAGAACTCATGGAAGCATATTATCAACAACTAGAATCCTTACTATTAGAAATTGGTTATTTATATCCCCATACAGCCAACAGCCGGATGGAAAAATTCCGTCAAATCTATAACCGCGCACATCTACAAACTCAAGAAGTCGCCTTATTGCGCGGGATAATCAGGCAAGTTGAATGGGCGATTCGTAATTCGTAA
- the psb28 gene encoding photosystem II reaction center protein Psb28, protein MTSTTPSIQFFAGIFEELSNVSLRREVRTGKRIVMMKFNQLQAIAGLNSFTKQSLNSLLLTDEEGEISITPSSTKFIFGGDEGDELQGVECQFAVEQDDHWERFMRFMNRYAEANGMEYGER, encoded by the coding sequence ATGACATCTACCACCCCTTCGATTCAATTTTTTGCTGGCATTTTTGAAGAATTAAGTAACGTCAGCTTGCGACGGGAAGTCCGTACTGGTAAACGCATCGTCATGATGAAATTCAATCAACTACAAGCCATTGCTGGGTTGAATAGCTTTACAAAACAATCACTAAACTCCTTACTTCTCACTGATGAAGAAGGCGAAATTAGTATCACCCCTTCTTCGACAAAATTTATTTTTGGCGGTGACGAAGGTGATGAACTACAGGGGGTAGAGTGCCAATTTGCAGTTGAACAAGATGATCATTGGGAGCGATTCATGCGCTTTATGAATCGTTACGCCGAAGCTAATGGGATGGAATATGGCGAACGTTAA
- a CDS encoding aspartyl protease family protein, translated as MVDTQRFSYKIIDSSIGMVDRMPYLPLTLSSNGHSLNVEGLLDTGASVNVLPYEIGMQLGFIWDNETLSVVLAGNLARFEARAVVVDAQVSSFSTINLAFAWTQAPNVPLILGQANFFFEFDVCFFRARSEFEICSKQDKISGSPKSDS; from the coding sequence ATGGTTGACACTCAAAGATTTTCCTACAAAATTATTGATAGTAGCATTGGCATGGTCGATAGAATGCCCTATCTGCCCTTGACCCTCAGTTCTAACGGTCATTCCTTGAACGTTGAAGGCTTATTGGACACAGGCGCAAGCGTTAATGTTTTGCCTTACGAAATAGGAATGCAACTGGGTTTTATCTGGGATAATGAGACGCTCTCAGTTGTGTTGGCAGGAAATTTGGCTCGATTTGAAGCTCGTGCAGTCGTTGTTGATGCTCAAGTCAGTTCATTCTCCACAATTAACCTAGCATTTGCCTGGACACAAGCACCCAATGTGCCTTTGATCTTGGGACAGGCTAATTTCTTCTTTGAGTTTGATGTCTGCTTCTTCCGTGCGCGTTCTGAGTTTGAAATTTGCTCCAAGCAGGATAAAATTTCTGGAAGTCCGAAATCTGACAGTTAA
- a CDS encoding peptidoglycan-binding protein — METIGYSHLVSVYEASEDIEILPIPTNFQFRQWQKWSSMATMRLLSVALTVGIFSLAGEALALQKVGSNGREVASIQRCLKKLGFFNGPVNGRFASLTQRAVIGFQRANRLTADGVVGGGTQRALQRACQGGTSASTGGELRLGSRGAAVSRLQQNLRRLRYFNGPNTGYFGSETRQAVIRLQRANGIFADGIVGSQTAQVLRTGSNGSSGYPVLSQGNTGQAVTRLQQRLRQLGYFPANPTGNFKGLTRDAVMAFQRNARLPVTGVVNQRTWNALEGYSQVANRPSLSTQQVRDLQQRLRDLGYFNANPNGSVGAMTRESILKFQRDNGLYTDGIADLQILQAVRRVWDTRYAYQPSRAFLSVGDRNDNVRAVQQRLSELGFFNGSPDGYFDEYTRTSVASFQQYYQLNPTGSIDGQTWQALGLSNSSVASLPNTTMQNRYVVVVPINNPSTLNQVRRYVPNAFTDRGGLGSFVNAGAFGDRSTAERLSKMLRSNGLDARVQYF, encoded by the coding sequence ATGGAAACTATCGGTTATTCTCATCTTGTTTCAGTATACGAAGCATCTGAAGATATCGAAATTCTGCCTATCCCAACTAATTTTCAATTTCGGCAATGGCAAAAGTGGTCGAGTATGGCTACTATGCGACTTCTCTCTGTAGCTTTAACTGTGGGTATTTTCAGTTTAGCGGGAGAGGCTTTGGCACTCCAGAAGGTAGGGAGTAATGGTAGGGAAGTTGCCAGTATTCAAAGGTGTTTAAAGAAATTAGGCTTTTTTAATGGCCCAGTTAACGGTAGATTTGCTAGTTTGACTCAGAGGGCGGTGATTGGTTTCCAACGAGCTAACCGGCTGACTGCTGATGGGGTTGTAGGTGGTGGGACACAAAGAGCTTTACAAAGAGCTTGTCAAGGAGGAACTTCGGCTAGTACTGGTGGGGAGTTAAGATTAGGTAGCCGAGGGGCTGCTGTATCTCGGTTACAACAGAATCTCCGGCGGTTACGCTATTTCAATGGCCCCAACACTGGCTATTTTGGTTCAGAAACTCGGCAAGCAGTCATCAGATTACAACGCGCTAATGGGATTTTTGCTGATGGGATTGTTGGGAGTCAGACTGCACAGGTTCTGAGAACTGGCTCAAATGGAAGTAGTGGGTATCCTGTTCTCTCGCAAGGTAATACTGGTCAAGCTGTCACTAGACTACAACAGCGTTTACGCCAATTGGGTTATTTCCCAGCCAATCCTACGGGAAATTTTAAAGGGCTGACAAGAGACGCGGTGATGGCTTTTCAACGGAATGCGCGTCTTCCTGTGACTGGAGTTGTTAATCAGCGCACTTGGAATGCACTAGAGGGTTATTCTCAGGTTGCCAATCGACCTAGTTTATCAACTCAGCAGGTGAGAGATTTACAACAACGTCTGCGGGATTTGGGATATTTTAATGCTAATCCTAATGGTAGTGTTGGGGCGATGACACGGGAATCCATTCTCAAGTTTCAGCGAGACAATGGACTCTATACAGATGGGATTGCTGATTTACAAATTTTACAGGCAGTACGCAGAGTTTGGGATACTAGATATGCCTATCAGCCTAGTAGAGCTTTTCTGAGTGTAGGCGATCGCAACGACAACGTCAGAGCAGTACAACAGCGTTTATCTGAGTTGGGATTCTTTAATGGCTCTCCAGATGGTTATTTTGACGAATACACAAGAACATCTGTAGCCTCATTTCAGCAATACTATCAACTCAATCCTACAGGTAGCATCGATGGGCAAACTTGGCAAGCTTTAGGCTTGAGTAATTCATCTGTGGCCAGCTTGCCTAATACTACTATGCAAAATCGTTATGTAGTTGTAGTGCCGATTAATAATCCTAGTACTCTCAACCAAGTCCGTCGTTATGTACCCAATGCTTTTACAGATAGGGGTGGTTTAGGTAGTTTTGTCAATGCGGGTGCATTTGGCGATCGCTCTACGGCTGAAAGACTCTCAAAAATGTTGCGCTCTAATGGTTTGGATGCCAGGGTGCAGTATTTTTAG